The DNA sequence ACCAGCACCACGACGTGGCTTTTCTCGCCGTCGAGGGTGACCACCTCGAGGACGCGCTCGACGCGCATCGGCACCATCTCGGCTCATCCCCCTTCCCCTTCCGGCCCCCGCAGGCCCCCCGGCTCCGCCAGGCCCTCCAGGCTCTCCAGCAGGAGCGGAACCGGCAGGCCGACCACGTTGGTGTAGTCGCCGTGAATCCACTCCACCAGGACCGCTCCCAGCCCCTGCACGGCGTACGCCCCCGCCTTGTCCATCGGCTCGCCCGTGGCCACGTACCGTTCCGCCTCGCCCGCCCGGAGCGGGCGCAGGTGCACCTCGGTCCGCCGGTGGGCGACGCGGGCCACCCGCGCGGAGGGCTCCCTCCCCGCGCCCGGTGCCAGGAGCGCGATGCCGCTGTAGACGAGGTGCGTCCGCCCCGCCAGGCGCCGGAGCA is a window from the Bacillota bacterium genome containing:
- a CDS encoding Maf family protein codes for the protein MRLILASSSPRRRALLEALGFRFEVVPPGVDEPKPPGLPPARLVEELALHKALAVAGRLGAAGESAWILGADTVVVLDGEILGKPADAAEAVRMLRRLAGRTHLVYSGIALLAPGAGREPSARVARVAHRRTEVHLRPLRAGEAERYVATGEPMDKAGAYAVQGLGAVLVEWIHGDYTNVVGLPVPLLLESLEGLAEPGGLRGPEGEGG